A part of Pararhizobium sp. A13 genomic DNA contains:
- the dusB gene encoding tRNA dihydrouridine synthase DusB: MCPKDNHLQIPDLSSPFRVGRLSFRNRVVLAPMSGVTDLPFRQLAWRYGAGLVVTEMVASRELVGNASESWARLKNSGIDPHMVQLAGREAHWMAEAARIAADNGADVIDINMGCPAKKVTGGYSGSALMRDPDHALSLIEATVNAVDVPVTLKMRLGWDENSINAPEIAKRAQEAGVKMITIHGRTRVQFYNGSADWDAIRAVRDVISVPLVANGDVATMADAEEILRRSGADAVMIGRSSQGRPWHAGVLAGAVEHPETAQVQEVVAEHYGMMLEFYGADIGLRHARKHVGWYLDRFAPHLASPEKAAIMTSTDPKAVLSRTVAAIAAGSGCEEEKDAA, encoded by the coding sequence ATGTGCCCGAAAGATAATCATTTGCAGATACCGGATTTGTCATCCCCGTTCCGGGTTGGGCGGCTCTCCTTTCGAAACCGCGTCGTGCTCGCGCCGATGTCGGGCGTGACGGACTTGCCCTTCCGGCAGTTGGCCTGGCGTTACGGCGCCGGCCTCGTCGTCACCGAGATGGTAGCAAGCCGCGAACTCGTCGGCAACGCGTCGGAAAGCTGGGCGCGCCTCAAAAACTCCGGCATCGATCCGCATATGGTCCAGCTCGCCGGACGTGAAGCCCATTGGATGGCGGAAGCGGCAAGGATCGCCGCGGACAACGGCGCCGATGTCATCGACATCAATATGGGCTGCCCCGCCAAGAAAGTGACCGGTGGTTACTCCGGTTCTGCTTTGATGCGCGATCCCGACCACGCGCTGTCGCTCATCGAGGCGACCGTAAATGCCGTCGATGTTCCCGTGACGCTGAAGATGCGCCTTGGATGGGATGAGAACTCCATCAATGCGCCTGAGATCGCCAAGCGAGCGCAAGAGGCCGGTGTGAAGATGATCACCATCCACGGCCGCACGCGCGTGCAGTTCTACAATGGCAGCGCCGATTGGGATGCGATCCGCGCCGTTCGCGACGTGATTTCGGTTCCGCTCGTTGCCAACGGTGATGTCGCGACCATGGCCGATGCTGAGGAAATTCTGAGGCGCTCCGGCGCCGACGCGGTGATGATCGGCCGCTCCAGCCAAGGGCGGCCCTGGCATGCCGGCGTGCTTGCGGGCGCGGTCGAGCATCCGGAAACAGCGCAGGTCCAGGAGGTCGTCGCCGAGCATTACGGCATGATGCTCGAATTTTACGGCGCCGATATTGGTTTGAGGCACGCCCGCAAACATGTCGGCTGGTATCTCGATCGCTTCGCGCCGCATCTGGCGTCGCCGGAGAAGGCAGCGATCATGACCTCTACCGACCCGAAAGCCGTCCTCTCCCGCACCGTCGCAGCGATCGCCGCCGGATCGGGGTGCGAAGAAGAAAAGGACGCGGCATGA
- a CDS encoding sigma-54 dependent transcriptional regulator: MAADILVVDDEEDIREIVSGILSDEGHETRTAFDSDSALQAISDRVPRLVFLDIWMQGSRLDGLALLDEIKGRYPDLPVVMISGHGNIETAVSAIRRGAYDFIEKPFKADRLILIAERALENSKLKREVSELKKRSGDPVELIGTSVAVSQLRQTIEKVAPTNSRIMIHGPSGSGKELVARMIHRKSSRMAGPFVALNAAAITPDRMEIALFGTEGTPGQPRKTGALEEAHGGILYLDEVGEMPRETQNKILRVLVDQQFERVGGSKRVKVDVRIISSTAYNLESQIAEGAFREDLYHRLAVIPVRVPALAERREDIPFLVDMFMRQISEQAGIRSRKIGDDALAVLQSHDWPGNIRQLRNNIERLMILARSDGPDTAISADMLPSEVGDSLPKISAQGDQHIMTLPLREAREMFERDYLIAQINRFGGNISRTAEFVGMERSALHRKLKSLGV; the protein is encoded by the coding sequence ATGGCGGCTGACATTCTGGTTGTGGACGACGAGGAGGACATTCGCGAGATTGTCTCCGGCATTCTGTCCGACGAGGGCCACGAAACCCGAACCGCGTTCGACAGCGACAGCGCGTTACAGGCGATCAGCGACCGCGTGCCGCGCCTCGTCTTTCTCGATATCTGGATGCAGGGCAGCCGTCTTGACGGCTTGGCGCTTCTCGACGAGATCAAGGGCCGTTATCCGGACCTGCCGGTGGTCATGATTTCCGGGCACGGCAATATCGAGACCGCCGTTTCGGCGATCCGCCGGGGTGCCTATGATTTCATTGAAAAGCCCTTCAAAGCTGATCGGCTGATCCTGATCGCCGAGCGCGCGCTGGAGAACTCCAAGCTCAAGAGGGAAGTCTCCGAGCTGAAGAAACGCTCTGGCGATCCCGTTGAACTGATCGGCACCTCCGTTGCCGTCTCGCAGCTTCGCCAGACGATCGAGAAGGTCGCGCCGACCAATAGCCGCATCATGATCCACGGCCCTTCCGGTTCGGGCAAGGAGCTCGTGGCGCGGATGATCCACCGCAAGTCTTCACGAATGGCAGGTCCCTTTGTCGCACTGAATGCGGCGGCGATCACGCCGGACCGCATGGAAATTGCGCTCTTCGGCACGGAGGGAACGCCGGGCCAGCCGCGCAAGACCGGCGCGCTGGAAGAGGCGCATGGCGGAATTCTCTATCTCGACGAAGTCGGCGAAATGCCGCGTGAAACGCAGAATAAGATCCTGCGCGTGCTGGTCGATCAGCAGTTCGAACGCGTCGGGGGCTCCAAGCGCGTCAAGGTCGATGTCCGCATCATCTCCTCGACCGCCTACAATCTCGAAAGCCAGATCGCCGAGGGGGCTTTCCGCGAGGATCTCTACCATCGCCTGGCGGTCATTCCGGTACGGGTGCCGGCGCTTGCCGAGCGCCGCGAGGATATTCCCTTCCTGGTCGACATGTTCATGCGCCAGATCAGCGAGCAGGCAGGCATTCGCAGCCGCAAGATTGGCGATGATGCGCTGGCCGTGCTGCAATCGCATGACTGGCCGGGCAACATCCGTCAATTGCGCAACAATATCGAGCGGCTGATGATCCTTGCCCGCAGTGACGGCCCCGACACGGCGATCTCGGCCGACATGCTGCCAAGCGAGGTGGGCGACAGCTTGCCGAAGATATCGGCGCAGGGGGATCAGCATATCATGACGCTGCCGTTGCGTGAGGCGCGTGAAATGTTCGAGCGGGATTATCTGATCGCCCAGATCAATCGTTTCGGCGGCAATATTTCACGCACGGCCGAGTTCGTCGGCATGGAGCGTTCGGCTCTACACCGGAAGCTGAAATCGCTCGGCGTCTGA
- a CDS encoding D-amino-acid transaminase, with protein MSRIAYVNGAYRRHADAAVHIEDRGFQFADGVYEVCEVRHGYIVDLTRHLDRLDRSLTEIRIAWPMTRAALVVVIREVLRRNRVRNGLFYLQVTRGAARRDHVFPAEGTPSTIVVTAKRTDASLIARKNAVGVRAITVPENRWDRVDVKTVGLLPNVLARQAAKEDGAQEAIFVEPDGTVKEGAATNVWIVDKDGTLRTRHADHGILRGITRTTLMDVVAAAGIDIEERAFSVEEMLVAREVFITAATSICFPVVAVNGKTIANGHPGSVSQKIREAFFDIAEKTAI; from the coding sequence ATGTCGAGAATTGCCTATGTCAACGGCGCCTACCGGCGTCATGCCGATGCCGCCGTCCACATCGAGGATCGGGGTTTTCAATTTGCCGATGGCGTCTATGAAGTCTGCGAAGTCCGCCACGGCTACATCGTCGATTTGACGCGGCATCTCGACCGGCTCGACCGATCTCTCACGGAAATCCGTATCGCCTGGCCGATGACGCGGGCGGCGCTCGTTGTCGTCATTCGCGAAGTTCTGCGGCGCAACCGGGTACGCAACGGCCTGTTTTACCTGCAGGTGACGCGCGGAGCCGCCCGGCGAGACCATGTCTTTCCTGCAGAGGGGACGCCATCGACGATCGTCGTCACGGCGAAGAGAACCGACGCTTCACTCATCGCAAGGAAGAACGCAGTTGGAGTCCGAGCGATCACCGTGCCGGAAAACCGATGGGATCGTGTCGACGTCAAGACCGTCGGGCTGCTGCCGAACGTTCTCGCCCGGCAGGCGGCAAAAGAGGACGGCGCTCAGGAAGCGATCTTCGTCGAGCCGGACGGCACGGTGAAGGAAGGCGCTGCGACCAATGTGTGGATCGTCGACAAGGATGGAACGCTGCGGACGCGCCATGCCGATCACGGCATTCTTCGCGGCATCACCCGCACGACGCTGATGGACGTGGTTGCCGCAGCGGGAATCGATATTGAGGAGCGAGCATTTTCGGTCGAAGAAATGCTTGTCGCGCGTGAGGTTTTCATTACGGCTGCGACAAGCATCTGCTTTCCGGTGGTGGCGGTTAACGGTAAAACCATCGCCAATGGCCATCCCGGCAGCGTGTCACAGAAAATTCGTGAAGCCTTTTTCGACATTGCGGAAAAGACTGCGATTTGA
- the hfq gene encoding RNA chaperone Hfq, with product MAERSQNLQDLFLNTVRKQKISLTIFLINGVKLTGVVTSFDNFCVLLRRDGHSQLVYKHAISTIMPGQPMQMFESEESAS from the coding sequence ATGGCGGAACGTTCTCAGAACTTGCAGGATCTTTTTCTCAACACCGTCCGCAAGCAGAAGATATCTCTGACGATATTTCTTATCAATGGTGTGAAACTGACGGGCGTCGTCACATCTTTCGACAACTTTTGTGTCCTCTTGCGGCGTGACGGGCATTCCCAGCTCGTATACAAGCACGCGATCTCGACGATCATGCCGGGTCAGCCGATGCAGATGTTCGAGAGTGAAGAATCCGCGTCCTGA
- a CDS encoding PAS domain-containing sensor histidine kinase — MAEGLVVPVAKEEAAMIGHDRRASFAFPGLVLATGALACAIVSLLVLLGLTPIRPETNIIIGSAAINTLFVIGLLFLIGREILRLLKARNRGRAAARLHVRIVALFSIVAITPAILVAIFASITLDVGLDRWFSLRTQSIVNSSLEVAQAYVLENASYLQGQTVSMANDLERNRQLYSLDRTGFIDLMTRQARGRGMLGAFLVRADGSPILQANIPTERPLPAIPRDALLSTASGQPTLIPPGVTNLVGAVIPIDNISGAYLYTVRSVDPKVMRSMRQMEENTAEYKNLEAGRTSLQVAFGVLYLGFALIVLLAAIWTAIAVADRIVRPIRLLIGAADSVASGNLNVVVPVHAVDGDVGSLSRTFNKMIAEIRTQRDQILEAKDEMDDRRRFIEAVLSGVTAAVIGVEDDRRITIANPSSEHFLSRPILELVGEKLADVAPEIEQVLNEAASRHRNDYRKQINIMRGGTERTLNVQVTREESHDAKESYVITVDDITDLVIAQRSTAWADVARRIAHEIKNPLTPIQLSAERLKRRYGKQINQDDRTVFDQCTDTIVRQVEDIGRMVDEFSGFARMPKPTKEQADLRNILKDAIFLREMGNTHVTFIRDLGDEPLDGTFDGRMLGQAFGNIIKNAVEAIEALPADAVRGDRRVMVRSRRNETSGQFVVDIIDNGKGLPTENRHRILEPYMTMREKGTGLGLAIVKKIIEDHGGQLELHDAPADFDHGQGAMIRIILPPAGQSGGTEDRQDKDTSHGG; from the coding sequence ATGGCCGAAGGGCTTGTTGTGCCAGTAGCGAAAGAAGAAGCTGCTATGATCGGCCATGACCGGCGCGCGTCGTTCGCGTTTCCCGGTCTTGTTCTGGCAACCGGCGCGCTCGCCTGCGCGATCGTATCGCTGCTCGTTCTTCTCGGCCTGACGCCGATCCGGCCGGAAACCAACATCATAATTGGCTCGGCTGCCATCAATACGCTGTTTGTTATCGGCCTGTTGTTCCTGATCGGCCGGGAAATTCTGCGCCTTCTGAAAGCCCGCAACCGCGGCCGCGCAGCGGCGCGATTGCACGTCCGCATCGTTGCGCTGTTTTCGATCGTAGCGATCACTCCGGCCATTCTGGTTGCGATCTTTGCCAGCATCACGCTTGATGTCGGTCTCGACCGCTGGTTTTCGCTACGCACACAGTCGATCGTCAATTCATCGCTCGAGGTCGCCCAGGCCTATGTCCTGGAAAATGCGAGCTACCTCCAGGGCCAGACGGTCTCCATGGCCAATGACCTGGAGCGCAACCGCCAGCTCTACAGCCTCGACCGGACCGGTTTTATCGACCTGATGACACGGCAGGCCCGCGGGCGCGGCATGCTCGGCGCTTTCCTGGTGCGCGCGGACGGCTCGCCCATCCTGCAGGCGAATATCCCGACTGAGCGGCCGTTGCCGGCCATTCCGAGGGATGCGCTGCTCAGCACCGCGTCCGGACAGCCGACCCTCATCCCGCCCGGTGTGACCAATCTCGTCGGCGCAGTCATCCCGATCGACAATATCAGCGGTGCCTATCTCTACACCGTGCGCAGCGTCGACCCCAAGGTCATGCGCTCGATGCGGCAGATGGAAGAGAACACCGCCGAATACAAGAATCTCGAGGCCGGACGCACATCGCTGCAGGTGGCCTTCGGTGTGCTCTATCTCGGTTTTGCGCTGATCGTGCTTCTGGCTGCCATCTGGACCGCGATCGCAGTCGCCGACCGGATCGTGCGGCCGATCCGGCTTTTGATCGGGGCCGCCGACAGCGTGGCGTCTGGAAACCTGAATGTGGTGGTGCCCGTCCATGCGGTCGATGGTGATGTCGGCAGCCTGTCGCGCACCTTCAACAAGATGATCGCCGAAATCCGGACGCAGCGGGATCAGATCCTCGAAGCCAAGGACGAGATGGACGATCGGCGACGGTTTATCGAGGCCGTGCTTTCCGGGGTCACTGCCGCGGTGATCGGTGTCGAGGACGACCGGCGCATTACAATTGCCAATCCGTCATCCGAACATTTCCTCTCGCGCCCGATCCTGGAGCTTGTCGGCGAAAAACTTGCCGACGTGGCGCCTGAAATCGAACAGGTGCTGAACGAGGCCGCGAGCCGTCATCGCAACGACTACCGCAAGCAGATCAACATCATGCGCGGCGGAACGGAGCGCACGCTGAATGTTCAGGTGACGCGCGAGGAATCGCACGACGCCAAGGAATCCTACGTCATCACCGTCGATGACATCACCGATCTGGTCATCGCCCAGCGCTCGACCGCCTGGGCCGACGTCGCCCGCCGTATCGCCCACGAGATCAAGAACCCGCTGACGCCGATCCAGCTTTCGGCCGAGCGCCTGAAGCGCCGCTATGGCAAGCAGATCAATCAGGACGACCGGACCGTGTTTGATCAATGCACCGACACGATCGTTCGCCAGGTCGAGGATATCGGCCGCATGGTCGATGAATTCTCCGGCTTTGCACGGATGCCGAAGCCGACAAAGGAACAAGCGGATCTGCGCAACATCCTCAAGGATGCGATCTTCCTGCGCGAGATGGGGAATACCCATGTGACCTTCATCCGCGATCTCGGCGACGAACCGCTCGACGGCACCTTCGACGGCCGTATGCTCGGCCAGGCATTTGGTAACATCATCAAGAACGCGGTCGAGGCGATCGAGGCCCTGCCGGCCGATGCCGTTCGCGGCGACCGCCGCGTCATGGTCCGCTCGCGACGCAATGAAACGAGCGGCCAGTTCGTTGTCGATATCATCGACAACGGCAAGGGGCTGCCAACCGAAAACCGCCACCGCATTCTCGAGCCTTACATGACGATGCGGGAGAAGGGCACCGGCCTCGGCCTTGCGATCGTCAAGAAGATCATCGAGGACCATGGCGGACAATTGGAACTGCATGACGCGCCCGCTGATTTCGATCACGGACAGGGCGCCATGATTCGCATTATTTTGCCGCCAGCCGGACAGAGCGGCGGCACTGAAGACAGACAGGACAAGGATACTTCCCATGGCGGCTGA
- the mazG gene encoding nucleoside triphosphate pyrophosphohydrolase, giving the protein MQPSKDITRLLDIMAALRQPETGCPWDVVQTFETIKPYTIEEAYEVADAIERGDMDDLCDELGDLLLQVVFHARMAEEAGDFAFGDVVEAITRKMIRRHPHVFAHSDADTPEAVKRQWSEIKQAEKDERRARRARHGFPEDANKGHLGSVQRSFPALVEALKLQERAAKVGFDWSSPEPILDKIEEEIAELREALAANDKAKVADELGDLIFAVVNIGRHVGADPEMALRGTNTKFRRRFRHIETELESAGETLEDATLERMEELWQAAKAIERQLT; this is encoded by the coding sequence ATGCAGCCCTCCAAGGACATCACGCGCCTCCTCGACATCATGGCAGCCCTGCGCCAGCCGGAAACCGGCTGCCCCTGGGATGTCGTCCAGACCTTCGAGACGATCAAGCCTTATACGATCGAAGAAGCCTACGAGGTCGCCGACGCCATCGAGCGTGGCGACATGGACGACCTCTGCGATGAACTGGGCGACCTGCTTCTGCAGGTGGTTTTTCACGCCCGCATGGCCGAGGAAGCCGGAGACTTCGCCTTCGGCGACGTGGTCGAGGCAATCACGCGAAAGATGATCCGCCGTCATCCGCACGTCTTTGCCCACTCGGACGCAGACACGCCGGAGGCGGTCAAGCGGCAATGGAGCGAGATCAAGCAGGCTGAAAAGGACGAACGCCGCGCGCGGCGCGCCCGGCACGGTTTTCCCGAAGATGCAAACAAGGGCCATCTCGGTTCGGTCCAGCGCAGCTTTCCGGCCCTGGTCGAAGCGCTGAAGCTGCAGGAGCGAGCGGCAAAAGTCGGCTTCGACTGGTCCTCGCCGGAACCGATCCTCGACAAGATCGAGGAAGAGATCGCCGAATTGCGCGAGGCGCTCGCCGCCAATGACAAGGCCAAGGTGGCGGATGAACTCGGCGACCTGATCTTTGCCGTGGTCAATATCGGCCGCCATGTCGGCGCCGATCCGGAAATGGCTCTGCGCGGAACGAACACCAAGTTCCGGCGCCGCTTCCGCCACATCGAGACCGAACTGGAGTCGGCTGGAGAAACGCTTGAAGATGCGACGCTGGAACGGATGGAAGAACTCTGGCAGGCAGCAAAGGCGATCGAGAGGCAACTAACGTAA
- the hflX gene encoding GTPase HflX — MRAVVIVPVLKKTGRQNADVIVATSTRSDESRLEETIGLALAIDLEVVHGTIVPIAQPKPGTLLGSGKIEEIGHLLIEHNAGLVIVDHPLTPVQQRNLEKEWNCKVIDRTGLILEIFGRRASTREGTLQVDLAHLNYQKGRLVRSWTHLERQRGGAGFMGGPGETQIEADRRLLQEKIVKLEKELEQVRRTRQLHRAKRKKVPHPIVALVGYTNAGKSTLFNRITGAGVLAEDMLFATLDPTLRRMKLPHGRMVILSDTVGFISDLPTHLVAAFRATLEEVLEADLILHVRDLADPDNQVQAQDVLRILTDLGIDEKARAERIIEVWNKIDLLDAETRAGLVQKAENTDNTTAVSAITGDGIDHLLEEIGSRLSGVMTECTVALPVEKLQLLSWVYGHAIVDGREDMEDGSVSLDLRLTAAEAEELERRLGNGPKAVAQDW, encoded by the coding sequence ATGCGCGCCGTGGTCATTGTTCCGGTCCTGAAAAAGACCGGCAGGCAGAATGCGGACGTGATTGTCGCGACCTCGACGCGCAGCGACGAAAGCCGACTCGAGGAAACCATCGGGCTGGCACTTGCGATCGATCTTGAGGTCGTGCACGGCACGATCGTGCCCATCGCCCAACCGAAGCCGGGAACGTTGCTTGGAAGTGGCAAGATCGAGGAAATTGGTCATCTGCTCATCGAGCACAATGCCGGCCTGGTGATCGTCGATCATCCGCTGACGCCTGTTCAGCAGCGAAACCTCGAAAAAGAATGGAACTGCAAGGTCATCGACCGGACCGGTCTCATCCTCGAAATCTTCGGTCGCCGCGCCTCCACCCGGGAAGGCACGCTGCAGGTCGATCTTGCGCATCTGAACTACCAGAAAGGCCGGCTGGTCCGCAGTTGGACCCACCTCGAGCGCCAGCGCGGCGGTGCCGGTTTCATGGGCGGTCCCGGTGAAACGCAGATCGAAGCCGACCGCCGGCTGCTGCAGGAAAAGATCGTCAAGCTGGAGAAGGAACTGGAGCAGGTCCGCCGCACGCGCCAGCTTCACCGTGCCAAGCGCAAGAAAGTGCCACATCCGATCGTCGCCCTTGTCGGCTACACCAACGCCGGCAAATCGACCCTGTTCAATCGCATTACCGGCGCCGGCGTTCTTGCCGAAGACATGCTGTTTGCCACGCTTGATCCGACGCTGCGCCGCATGAAGCTGCCGCATGGGCGCATGGTGATCCTGTCCGACACCGTCGGGTTTATCTCCGACCTGCCGACGCATCTGGTCGCCGCCTTCCGGGCGACGCTGGAAGAGGTTCTGGAAGCCGACTTGATCCTGCACGTTCGCGATCTCGCCGACCCCGACAATCAGGTGCAGGCGCAAGACGTGCTGCGCATCCTGACCGATCTCGGCATCGACGAGAAGGCAAGGGCAGAGCGCATCATCGAGGTCTGGAACAAGATCGACCTGCTTGACGCTGAAACGCGGGCCGGCCTCGTGCAGAAGGCTGAAAACACGGACAATACGACGGCTGTTTCGGCGATCACCGGCGACGGCATCGATCATCTGCTCGAGGAAATCGGCAGCCGGCTTTCCGGCGTCATGACGGAATGCACGGTCGCCCTGCCTGTCGAGAAGCTGCAATTGCTGTCGTGGGTTTACGGGCATGCGATCGTGGACGGCCGCGAAGACATGGAAGACGGATCGGTCAGTCTCGATCTGCGACTGACGGCCGCCGAAGCGGAAGAACTCGAGCGCCGGCTGGGGAACGGACCGAAGGCTGTCGCCCAGGATTGGTAG
- the ntrC gene encoding nitrogen regulation protein NR(I), which yields MTGATILVADDDAAIRTVLNQALSRAGYDVRITSNAATLWRWIAAGDGDLVVTDVVMPDENAFDLLPRIKKARPDLPVLVMSAQNTFMTAIKASEKGAYDYLPKPFDLTELIAIIGRALAEPKRKPAKMDDDTQDGMPLVGRSAAMQEIYRVLARLMQTDLTLMITGESGTGKELVARALHDYGKRRNGPFVAINMAAIPRDLIESELFGHEKGAFTGAQNRSTGRFEQAEGGTLFLDEIGDMPMDAQTRLLRVLQQGEYTTVGGRTPIRSDVRIVAATNKDLKQSINQGLFREDLYYRLNVVPLRLPPLRDRAEDIPDLVRHFVQQAEKEGLDVKRFDQEALELMKAHPWPGNVRELENVVRRLTALYPQDVITREIIESELRSDIPDSPIEKASSRPGSMSISQAVEENMRQYFAGFGDSLPPAGLYDRVLAEMEYPLILAALTATRGNQIKAADLLGLNRNTLRKKIRELGVSVYRSSRSA from the coding sequence ATGACAGGCGCCACGATTCTCGTCGCTGACGACGACGCTGCCATCCGCACCGTGCTCAACCAGGCGCTCAGCCGCGCCGGCTACGATGTACGCATCACCTCGAATGCCGCGACGCTCTGGCGCTGGATCGCCGCCGGTGACGGCGACCTTGTCGTCACCGACGTGGTCATGCCCGACGAAAACGCCTTCGACCTCTTGCCGCGTATCAAGAAGGCACGGCCCGATCTGCCCGTGCTGGTGATGAGCGCCCAGAACACCTTCATGACGGCAATCAAGGCGTCCGAGAAGGGTGCCTATGACTACCTGCCCAAGCCCTTCGATCTGACGGAACTGATCGCGATCATCGGCCGGGCGCTCGCCGAGCCCAAGCGCAAGCCGGCGAAGATGGACGACGACACGCAGGACGGCATGCCGCTGGTTGGCCGCTCCGCCGCGATGCAGGAAATCTACCGCGTGCTGGCACGCCTGATGCAGACCGATCTGACGCTGATGATCACAGGCGAATCGGGGACCGGCAAGGAATTGGTGGCGCGGGCGTTGCACGACTATGGGAAGCGCCGCAACGGCCCCTTCGTCGCGATCAATATGGCGGCCATCCCGCGCGATCTCATCGAATCGGAACTCTTCGGCCATGAGAAGGGCGCTTTCACCGGCGCGCAAAACCGATCGACGGGTCGGTTCGAGCAGGCCGAAGGCGGCACGCTGTTCCTCGATGAAATCGGTGATATGCCGATGGATGCCCAGACACGACTGCTGCGCGTGCTGCAGCAGGGCGAATATACCACCGTTGGCGGCCGCACGCCGATCCGTTCCGATGTCCGCATCGTGGCTGCAACCAACAAGGACCTGAAACAGTCGATCAATCAGGGCCTTTTCCGCGAGGACCTCTATTACCGGCTCAACGTCGTGCCGCTGCGCCTGCCGCCGCTGCGTGATCGCGCCGAGGATATTCCCGACCTCGTTCGCCATTTCGTCCAGCAGGCGGAGAAGGAAGGCCTCGACGTCAAACGTTTCGACCAGGAAGCGCTTGAACTGATGAAGGCGCATCCGTGGCCCGGCAACGTCCGCGAGCTCGAAAACGTCGTTCGCCGCCTGACGGCTCTCTATCCGCAGGACGTGATCACCAGGGAGATCATCGAAAGCGAATTGCGCTCCGATATTCCCGACAGCCCCATCGAAAAGGCGTCGAGCCGCCCGGGATCGATGTCGATTTCCCAGGCAGTGGAAGAGAACATGCGGCAGTATTTTGCCGGTTTTGGCGACAGTTTGCCACCGGCCGGCCTTTACGACCGGGTGCTGGCCGAGATGGAATACCCCTTGATTCTGGCCGCCTTGACGGCAACACGCGGCAATCAGATCAAGGCCGCCGACCTGCTTGGCCTGAACCGAAACACGTTGCGCAAGAAAATTCGCGAGCTTGGCGTTTCGGTTTACCGCAGCTCACGCAGCGCTTGA
- a CDS encoding nitrogen regulation protein NR(II), whose protein sequence is MTEKMRDDEQKIADSLPMAVLNAIQNPVILVDENGLVAFANWEAEAFFGASANHLARHDISAFIPFGSPLLTLIEQVRERRAAVNEYRVDLSSPRLGADKLVDLYVAPVLSEPGSVVIVFQERSMADKIDRQLTHRAAARSVTGLASMLAHEIKNPLSGIRGAAQLLETSVNDDDRALTRLICDETDRIVSLVDRMEVFSDERPVDRHPVNIHSVLDHVKAVAKAGFARKIRITENYDPSLPPVYANRDQLIQVFLNLIKNAAEAVADKADGEIMLTTAYRPGIRLSVAGTREKISLPLEFCVHDNGPGVPSDLVPHLFDPFITTKTNGSGLGLALVAKIIGGHGGIVECDSQSSRTTFRVLMPASKGPTAEDSEPLTVKGQSR, encoded by the coding sequence ATGACCGAGAAAATGCGGGACGACGAACAGAAAATCGCGGATTCCCTGCCCATGGCGGTGCTCAACGCCATCCAGAACCCGGTCATCCTTGTCGATGAAAATGGTCTCGTGGCGTTTGCAAACTGGGAAGCGGAGGCCTTTTTCGGCGCTAGCGCCAACCATCTCGCCCGCCACGACATCAGCGCCTTCATTCCCTTCGGCAGCCCGCTGTTGACGCTGATCGAGCAGGTGCGCGAGCGCCGCGCCGCCGTCAACGAATACCGCGTCGATCTGAGCTCGCCGCGGCTCGGCGCCGACAAGCTCGTCGATCTCTATGTGGCACCTGTGCTGTCCGAACCGGGCTCCGTCGTCATCGTGTTTCAAGAGCGCTCGATGGCTGACAAGATCGATCGGCAGCTCACCCATCGCGCGGCCGCCCGCTCGGTCACGGGGCTTGCCTCGATGCTGGCCCACGAAATCAAGAACCCGCTGTCTGGCATCAGGGGGGCAGCCCAGCTTCTGGAGACCTCGGTCAACGACGACGACCGGGCGCTGACGCGGCTGATCTGCGACGAGACCGATCGCATCGTCTCGCTGGTCGACCGGATGGAGGTCTTCTCCGACGAGCGGCCTGTCGACCGCCATCCGGTCAACATCCATTCGGTATTGGATCACGTGAAGGCCGTTGCCAAAGCCGGTTTCGCCCGCAAGATTCGCATCACCGAAAATTACGACCCGTCGCTGCCGCCGGTCTACGCCAATCGCGACCAGCTGATTCAGGTCTTTCTCAATCTGATCAAGAACGCCGCCGAGGCGGTCGCCGACAAGGCGGACGGCGAGATCATGCTGACGACGGCCTATCGGCCAGGCATCCGCCTCTCCGTCGCCGGAACGCGCGAGAAGATTTCGCTGCCGCTCGAATTCTGCGTACACGACAATGGCCCGGGCGTTCCATCCGATCTGGTGCCACATCTGTTCGACCCATTCATCACCACGAAAACCAATGGCTCCGGTCTCGGCCTGGCGCTGGTTGCCAAGATCATTGGCGGCCATGGCGGCATCGTTGAATGCGACAGCCAGTCGAGCCGCACGACATTTCGCGTCCTGATGCCGGCGTCGAAAGGACCAACGGCAGAAGACAGCGAACCACTGACAGTAAAAGGACAATCCCGATGA